In Osmerus mordax isolate fOsmMor3 chromosome 24, fOsmMor3.pri, whole genome shotgun sequence, the following are encoded in one genomic region:
- the LOC136932705 gene encoding transmembrane protein 150A-like isoform X3, producing MTAWIVLPVSLSAFSITGIWIVYAMAVMNHHVCPVENWSYNVTCTEEIPRPGFPKTCCTIQDIPLISKCGSFPPESCLFSLIGNVGAFMVVMVCLLRYAQVIEHSHGSWVNTSALVSGCTNAVGLVMVGNFQVDHAKSLHYVGAGVAFPAGLLFVCLQCVLTYRVAVTALDYWMAHVRVALAAGALVSLVLSGIFFIHESFVLQHAAAICEWVFTVDILVFYGTFTYEFGTVTNDTMMAGLQQLHHHGSGVMMGPGSMAGTLGGGSKGLKSPGGSSTSTHLNCTPESIAML from the exons ATGACTGCCTGGATTGTCCTGCCTGTCagcctctctgccttctccatcACTGGAATATGGATAGT CTATGCCATGGCTGTTATGAACCATCATGTTTGTCCTGTTGAGAACTG GTCTTACAATGTGACATGCACAGAGGAGATACCTCGACCAGGCTTCCCAAAGACATGCTGCACCATACAGGATATCCCCCTTATCAG TAAGTGTGGCTCCTTCCCACCAGAGAGCTGCCTGTTCAGCTTGATTGGGAACGTCGGAGCCTTCATGG tGGTGATGGTGTGCCTTCTGCGCTATGCCCAGGTGATAGAGCACAGCCACGGCAGCTGGGTAAACACCAGTGCCCTAGTGTCTGGCTGCACCAACGCTGTGGGACTGGTCATGGTGGGAAACTTCCAG GTGGACCATGCCAAGTCCCTCCACTACGTGGGAGCGGGCGTGGCGTTCCCCGCGGGGCTTCTCTTTGTGTGCCTGCAGTGCGTGCTCACCTACCGCGTGGCCGTCACCGCCCTCGACTACTGGATGGCCCACGTGCGTGTGGCGCTGGCCGCCGGGGCGCTGGTCTCCCTCGTCCTCA GTGGCATCTTCTTCATCCATGAGAGCTTTGTGCTCCAGCATGCTGCAGCCATCTGTGAGTGGGTCTTCACCGTGGACATTCTGGTCTTCTACGGCACCTTCACCTATGAGTTTGGCACGGTTACCAACGACACTATGATGGCGGGCCTGCAGCAGCTTCACCACCACGGCTCGGGGGTGATGATGGGCCCGGGGTCCATGGCGGGGACCCTAGGCGGGGGTTCCAAAGGCCTCAAGTCCCCTGGAGGCAGCAGCACATCCACCCATCTTAACTGCACCCCGGAGAGCATAGCCATGTTGTAG
- the LOC136932705 gene encoding transmembrane protein 150A-like isoform X2 produces the protein MTAWIVLPVSLSAFSITGIWIVYAMAVMNHHVCPVENWSYNVTCTEEIPRPGFPKTCCTIQDIPLISKCGSFPPESCLFSLIGNVGAFMVVMVCLLRYAQVIEHSHGSWVNTSALVSGCTNAVGLVMVGNFQLLLKLYVLVLRVCLPGQVDHAKSLHYVGAGVAFPAGLLFVCLQCVLTYRVAVTALDYWMAHVRVALAAGALVSLVLSGIFFIHESFVLQHAAAICEWVFTVDILVFYGTFTYEFGTVTNDTMMAGLQQLHHHGSGVMMGPGSMAGTLGGGSKGLKSPGGSSTSTHLNCTPESIAML, from the exons ATGACTGCCTGGATTGTCCTGCCTGTCagcctctctgccttctccatcACTGGAATATGGATAGT CTATGCCATGGCTGTTATGAACCATCATGTTTGTCCTGTTGAGAACTG GTCTTACAATGTGACATGCACAGAGGAGATACCTCGACCAGGCTTCCCAAAGACATGCTGCACCATACAGGATATCCCCCTTATCAG TAAGTGTGGCTCCTTCCCACCAGAGAGCTGCCTGTTCAGCTTGATTGGGAACGTCGGAGCCTTCATGG tGGTGATGGTGTGCCTTCTGCGCTATGCCCAGGTGATAGAGCACAGCCACGGCAGCTGGGTAAACACCAGTGCCCTAGTGTCTGGCTGCACCAACGCTGTGGGACTGGTCATGGTGGGAAACTTCCAG CTCCTCCTGAAGCTGTATGTACTGGTTTTGCGTGTCTGTCTTCCCGGGCAGGTGGACCATGCCAAGTCCCTCCACTACGTGGGAGCGGGCGTGGCGTTCCCCGCGGGGCTTCTCTTTGTGTGCCTGCAGTGCGTGCTCACCTACCGCGTGGCCGTCACCGCCCTCGACTACTGGATGGCCCACGTGCGTGTGGCGCTGGCCGCCGGGGCGCTGGTCTCCCTCGTCCTCA GTGGCATCTTCTTCATCCATGAGAGCTTTGTGCTCCAGCATGCTGCAGCCATCTGTGAGTGGGTCTTCACCGTGGACATTCTGGTCTTCTACGGCACCTTCACCTATGAGTTTGGCACGGTTACCAACGACACTATGATGGCGGGCCTGCAGCAGCTTCACCACCACGGCTCGGGGGTGATGATGGGCCCGGGGTCCATGGCGGGGACCCTAGGCGGGGGTTCCAAAGGCCTCAAGTCCCCTGGAGGCAGCAGCACATCCACCCATCTTAACTGCACCCCGGAGAGCATAGCCATGTTGTAG
- the vamp8 gene encoding vesicle-associated membrane protein 8 produces MDFDPERGEEQVQEDKVKTLQSQVDGVKDIMTQNVDRILARAEKLDDLMGKSEDLQAGAQNFKQTSQKVARKYWWKNVKLIVLIVVIVLIIILVIILLATGVIPTGSPVRPVTPTIPPTKP; encoded by the exons ATGGACTTTGATCCG gagaggggagaggagcaggtgcagGAGGACAAGGTGAAGACGCTGCAGTCTCAGGTGGACGGGGTGAAGGACATCATGACACAGAATGTGGACCGTATCCTGGCCAGGGCTGAGAAGCTCGATGACCTCATGGGCAAGTCAGAGGACCTGCAAGCTGGG GCCCAAAACTTCAAGCAGACGTCCCAGAAGGTAGCCCGCAAATACTGGTGGAAGAATGTGAAGCTCATAGTTCTGATAGTGGTCATCGTCCTAATCATCATCCTCGTTATCATCCTCCTGGCCACCGGAGTCATCCCCACCGGCTCCCCTGTGAGACCTGTAACCCCAACCATCCCGCCCACCAAGCCCTAA
- the LOC136932705 gene encoding transmembrane protein 150A-like isoform X1, whose amino-acid sequence MTAWIVLPVSLSAFSITGIWIVYAMAVMNHHVCPVENWSYNVTCTEEIPRPGFPKTCCTIQDIPLISKCGSFPPESCLFSLIGNVGAFMVVMVCLLRYAQVIEHSHGSWVNTSALVSGCTNAVGLVMVGNFQVTFCFFSHLLLYVGQAQICPEAMCTPVHMVQQLLQLAYFSNSPWYSRLLWQLLLKLYVLVLRVCLPGQVDHAKSLHYVGAGVAFPAGLLFVCLQCVLTYRVAVTALDYWMAHVRVALAAGALVSLVLSGIFFIHESFVLQHAAAICEWVFTVDILVFYGTFTYEFGTVTNDTMMAGLQQLHHHGSGVMMGPGSMAGTLGGGSKGLKSPGGSSTSTHLNCTPESIAML is encoded by the exons ATGACTGCCTGGATTGTCCTGCCTGTCagcctctctgccttctccatcACTGGAATATGGATAGT CTATGCCATGGCTGTTATGAACCATCATGTTTGTCCTGTTGAGAACTG GTCTTACAATGTGACATGCACAGAGGAGATACCTCGACCAGGCTTCCCAAAGACATGCTGCACCATACAGGATATCCCCCTTATCAG TAAGTGTGGCTCCTTCCCACCAGAGAGCTGCCTGTTCAGCTTGATTGGGAACGTCGGAGCCTTCATGG tGGTGATGGTGTGCCTTCTGCGCTATGCCCAGGTGATAGAGCACAGCCACGGCAGCTGGGTAAACACCAGTGCCCTAGTGTCTGGCTGCACCAACGCTGTGGGACTGGTCATGGTGGGAAACTTCCAGGTAACTTTCTGCTTCTTCAGCCACCTACTCCTGTATGTGGGTCAGGCCCAAATATGCCCTGAAGCCATGTGTACCCCTGTGCACATGGTGCAGCAATTGCTACAGCTCGCATACTTCTCAAATTCACCCTGGTATTCCCGTCTCCTGTGGCAGCTCCTCCTGAAGCTGTATGTACTGGTTTTGCGTGTCTGTCTTCCCGGGCAGGTGGACCATGCCAAGTCCCTCCACTACGTGGGAGCGGGCGTGGCGTTCCCCGCGGGGCTTCTCTTTGTGTGCCTGCAGTGCGTGCTCACCTACCGCGTGGCCGTCACCGCCCTCGACTACTGGATGGCCCACGTGCGTGTGGCGCTGGCCGCCGGGGCGCTGGTCTCCCTCGTCCTCA GTGGCATCTTCTTCATCCATGAGAGCTTTGTGCTCCAGCATGCTGCAGCCATCTGTGAGTGGGTCTTCACCGTGGACATTCTGGTCTTCTACGGCACCTTCACCTATGAGTTTGGCACGGTTACCAACGACACTATGATGGCGGGCCTGCAGCAGCTTCACCACCACGGCTCGGGGGTGATGATGGGCCCGGGGTCCATGGCGGGGACCCTAGGCGGGGGTTCCAAAGGCCTCAAGTCCCCTGGAGGCAGCAGCACATCCACCCATCTTAACTGCACCCCGGAGAGCATAGCCATGTTGTAG
- the vamp5 gene encoding vesicle-associated membrane protein 5: protein MENGRSRLQQAQEEVEEVKVIMLDNLNKADERSGKLGELENRADSLLAKSKNFEKTTTKVKNQERWENMKLKVVMAVVGGIVVVAVIGIIAYCLSEKS from the exons ATG GAGAATGGCAGGAGCCGTCTGCAGCAGgctcaggaggaggtggaggaggtgaaggtcaTTATGCTTGATAACCTCAACAAGGCTGATGAGAGGTCTGGGAAGCTGGGGGAGTTGGAGAACAGGGCTGACTCACTACTGGCAAAG AGTAAGAATTTTGAAAAGACTACAACAAAAGTAAAGAACCAGGAGCGATGGGAGAACATGAAGTTGAAGGTGGTTATGGCAGTGGTAGGAGGGATTGTTGTTGTCGCTGTAATTGGAATTATTGCATATTGTTTGTCAGAAAAAAGTTAA
- the rnf181 gene encoding E3 ubiquitin-protein ligase RNF181, which yields MASYFEEHDCEPTNPEEQYRQNALLELARSLMQSMSLMDIDSGTFDISDWDERLPPPAAKTAVQTLPAVIISPEQADKGLKCPVCLLEFEEQETVREMPCKHLFHSGCILPWLGKTNSCPLCRLELPTDNPEYEEFKKDKERRKQREHRLEDLHGAMYT from the exons ATGGCTTCGTACTTTGAGGAACACGACTGTGAACCAACGAATCCTGAAGAACAGTATCGTCAGAATGCACTACTAGAACTGGccag GTCCCTGATGCAGTCAATGTCCCTGATGGACATTGACTCCGGAACATTTGACATATCAGATTGGGACGAGCGTCTTCCTCCCCCAGCTGCCAAAACAGCTGTTCAGACGCTACCGGCCGTTATCATCTCCCCAGAGCAAGCCG ACAAAGGACTGAAGTGCCCTGTGTGCCTGCTGGAGTTTGAGGAGCAGGAAACCGTGCGTGAGATGCCCTGCAAACACCTATTCCACTCAGGCTGCATACTGCCTTGGTTAGGCAAG ACAAACTCGTGTCCACTCTGCCGCCTCGAGCTACCAACTGACAACCCAGAATACGAAGAGTTCAAGAAGGACAAG GAAAGGAGGAAACAGCGAGAGCACAGACTGGAGGATCTACACGGAGCCATGTACACATGA